A portion of the Rhodopseudomonas sp. BAL398 genome contains these proteins:
- a CDS encoding phage tail length tape measure family protein, protein MADIATLGLALDSRPIVVGVKALDDLTRAAKPATTATTNLGKAAKDAGGDVVSLGGKTTTTAKHVDDLTRAAMPATTAATALGKASKDTTATATALGKATMGAGTNLDKFAKSGKTANDNIVTIAKSGNLAQHEMVNLGRQAQDVGTMLAMGASPMQVVTSQFAQVLDIFTSSKNATVGGAIRQIGRGIAGIITPTRLAGLGLAAVATSGLVMYSSWKSSTLALDDAARSADLTTRELSKLQAVASFKGISNDDFNKGISGFARGVYDAKNGMGGLAEVFAVNNKHAATFDGYLGKAADLIKNARSDQQRLVLLQQMGLPATMEWVRLLSQGSEGLNRAKEAAAEFVANDDMIAAARRFDETWNRAWTNFGLNARSAFQTALDAGGSLLDRIERLAQSAGSSSIWNKLLPSDYEQRAKSMGITRVSPFNQRFSGDSQNPVSGNSALSDALRAEADRRRNQPTLDAAAVQHDIQMQQQRLAVLSQVATVNETIKQSELALTAARMQPGNKITNADVARIREYTRATALGITAIQASADAYRIDAATTGMATGAAASYAAVQTRINEEHRKGNVLTASNIAAIKAEATALGQAAANAENMRFAYENLVRGPMQTFQQQIANGASGLDALKASGVSALNAISSKLMDMAAQNLWSNAFGGGGSGGGFLSSIFGGVFGGGSGASSSIMVGGYSMPKFASGTDSAPGGLARVNEQGGEIMNLPNGTQVIPHDVSMAMVNRVAAPSSGGGSSTPQSVHVTVGVSVDDDGKIQAYVKDVAQDTSQRAITGFVKSPGFAQTIAVANRKGMGMRN, encoded by the coding sequence TTGGCCGATATCGCGACATTAGGTCTCGCTCTAGACTCCCGTCCTATCGTGGTGGGGGTCAAGGCCCTTGATGACCTCACACGCGCAGCCAAACCCGCTACGACCGCCACCACAAATCTAGGTAAAGCCGCGAAGGATGCTGGCGGCGATGTAGTTTCGCTCGGTGGAAAGACCACCACCACCGCCAAGCATGTTGACGACCTCACCCGCGCGGCTATGCCAGCCACGACCGCCGCCACCGCCTTGGGTAAGGCGTCAAAGGACACGACCGCCACCGCCACCGCCTTGGGCAAGGCCACCATGGGTGCCGGTACCAATCTGGACAAGTTCGCCAAGAGCGGCAAAACGGCGAACGACAACATCGTGACGATCGCCAAAAGCGGCAATCTCGCTCAACATGAGATGGTCAACCTGGGGCGTCAGGCGCAAGACGTTGGCACCATGCTGGCGATGGGTGCAAGCCCGATGCAAGTGGTGACTAGTCAGTTCGCGCAGGTTCTAGATATCTTCACTTCGTCAAAAAATGCGACGGTCGGCGGTGCCATTCGGCAAATCGGACGCGGCATCGCAGGCATTATCACGCCAACGCGGCTGGCGGGTCTCGGTCTGGCCGCCGTCGCTACTAGCGGTTTGGTCATGTACTCAAGCTGGAAATCCTCCACGCTTGCGCTTGACGACGCGGCTAGAAGCGCCGACCTGACTACTCGCGAGCTGTCCAAGCTGCAAGCCGTGGCCAGCTTCAAGGGAATCTCAAACGATGACTTTAACAAGGGAATAAGCGGGTTTGCCAGAGGCGTCTATGACGCCAAAAACGGCATGGGCGGACTGGCAGAAGTATTCGCCGTCAATAACAAGCACGCGGCGACGTTTGACGGCTACCTCGGGAAAGCCGCGGACCTGATTAAGAACGCCCGGAGTGACCAGCAGCGCCTAGTCCTGCTGCAACAGATGGGTTTGCCGGCTACAATGGAATGGGTGCGGCTGTTGTCGCAAGGTTCCGAAGGGCTCAACAGGGCGAAAGAAGCCGCCGCTGAGTTTGTGGCCAATGACGACATGATCGCCGCCGCGCGGCGATTTGACGAGACTTGGAACCGTGCTTGGACGAACTTCGGACTCAACGCTCGGTCGGCGTTCCAGACGGCCTTGGACGCGGGCGGTTCGCTACTCGACAGAATAGAACGGCTTGCGCAGAGCGCGGGTAGTTCGTCCATATGGAATAAGCTATTACCATCCGACTATGAGCAGCGTGCAAAGTCGATGGGGATTACGCGAGTATCGCCATTCAATCAGCGTTTTTCCGGTGATAGTCAAAACCCGGTATCTGGAAACTCGGCACTATCTGATGCGCTTCGTGCCGAGGCGGACCGCAGACGGAATCAGCCGACTCTGGACGCGGCTGCGGTTCAACACGACATCCAAATGCAGCAACAGCGGCTCGCTGTGTTGTCGCAAGTTGCGACCGTAAACGAGACCATAAAGCAGTCCGAACTTGCCTTGACTGCAGCCCGGATGCAGCCGGGTAACAAGATCACGAACGCCGATGTTGCGCGTATTCGAGAGTACACAAGAGCGACCGCGTTAGGCATCACAGCTATTCAGGCATCGGCGGACGCCTATAGGATCGATGCGGCCACAACCGGCATGGCTACGGGCGCTGCGGCATCCTATGCGGCGGTGCAGACACGGATTAACGAGGAACATAGGAAGGGCAACGTACTTACCGCATCCAACATCGCAGCGATCAAAGCCGAAGCGACCGCGCTCGGTCAAGCCGCGGCGAATGCTGAGAACATGCGATTCGCCTATGAAAATCTTGTCCGCGGACCAATGCAGACGTTCCAACAGCAGATTGCCAACGGCGCAAGCGGCCTGGACGCGCTGAAAGCATCTGGCGTATCGGCTCTCAACGCAATTTCGTCAAAGCTGATGGACATGGCCGCGCAGAACCTATGGTCGAATGCTTTCGGCGGCGGGGGCTCTGGCGGCGGGTTTCTGAGTAGCATATTCGGCGGTGTTTTTGGCGGCGGTTCCGGAGCGTCTAGTAGCATCATGGTTGGTGGCTACTCTATGCCGAAGTTTGCCAGTGGCACGGATAGCGCCCCTGGCGGTCTTGCTCGCGTCAATGAGCAGGGTGGCGAGATCATGAATCTCCCGAACGGGACGCAGGTTATCCCGCATGATGTCAGCATGGCGATGGTCAATCGCGTTGCGGCGCCGTCTAGTGGTGGGGGTAGCAGTACCCCGCAATCGGTGCACGTCACTGTCGGCGTGTCTGTGGACGATGATGGCAAAATCCAAGCGTATGTGAAAGACGTCGCGCAAGACACTTCACAGCGTGCGATTACCGGGTTCGTCAAAAGCCCCGGCTTCGCGCAGACTATTGCAGTGGCGAATCGTAAGGGTATGGGGATGCGAAACTAA
- a CDS encoding cold-shock protein: protein MRGTLKHWNTRGFGFIARDDGHDDIFAHVSEFPEFRNQSRALPIAGTKVVFDIKPASNPSRPPVATNVRCLDTTEDELRAEDVFRKP from the coding sequence ATGCGAGGGACACTCAAACACTGGAATACAAGGGGCTTCGGTTTCATCGCGCGCGATGACGGACACGATGATATCTTTGCTCACGTATCGGAATTTCCTGAGTTTCGCAATCAGTCGCGCGCCCTGCCGATCGCCGGCACCAAGGTCGTGTTCGACATCAAGCCGGCGAGCAACCCGAGTCGACCGCCGGTTGCGACCAACGTCCGTTGCCTTGATACCACGGAAGACGAGTTGCGGGCTGAGGACGTATTCCGCAAACCGTAA
- a CDS encoding TonB-dependent receptor, producing the protein MNGAKAPRSLRLEATVGSDNYSGRKVSAVAGMIAVASFSGAEAQQSPLPPVTVDAPVSRPRPAASRPSPDQLRARSALRRAARRTQPAQVAPVPYPNAGTLAPDRNPYADAAAPYKVDRLSGTKFTEPVLNTPRTVTVLSKELLQDKNATSLRDVARTTAGVTLGTGEGGNAFGDRFFIRGFDARNDVFIDGIRDPAISIRENFFTEQVEILRGPASTLAGRGTAGGAINIVTKQASTEKSFYNAETTFGTDQTKRLTVDVNQKISPTLAVRLGGLFQDADVAGRNYVFDNRWGTIAAIKWTPIDAVSVTANYVHTDLDGLPDFGVPYNRTLRAPSTDINVPRDTYYGFVNRDFQKARQDFGTLTAEVKVTPDITLSNRSRVARSILDYIGTLPSNPTDTTVNLSSQSRYQVTDVLANQSDATFKFDTGAVKHALVTGAEVSQEKVSRDTYAGLTSELSGFQSGRSLVVPLLSPPNLFAFNTSPQLAGNVTDIKVDTKSVYAIETANYRDVVILNGGIRYDDYNITGTNATATTGVQSGMFNYNLGAVLKPVPYGSLYAAYATSSNPVGAELDASGTAYGGLVVNNTTFQALSPERNKAIEVGTKWELFDRHLLVTGALFQTDKTNARETSGSDIIAGAAYRVRGVDLGASGKITDRWSLYAGLVLMESRVEKSIDPTMVGVQLANIAHQSFNVLTKYRIGDPWEVGGQATYASKIYGGTLGATNGNELPSHWRFDGFVEYKVDRHLTAKLSANNIFNTVYYDAFYRSNTPFAFIAPGRSVLLSLRGSL; encoded by the coding sequence ATGAATGGGGCAAAGGCGCCGCGGTCGTTGCGTTTGGAGGCGACGGTCGGATCGGACAATTATTCCGGTCGCAAGGTTTCGGCGGTCGCCGGCATGATCGCGGTGGCGTCGTTCTCCGGCGCCGAGGCGCAGCAATCGCCGCTGCCGCCGGTGACGGTCGATGCGCCGGTGTCGCGGCCGCGCCCCGCGGCGTCGCGGCCCTCGCCGGATCAATTGCGCGCACGCTCCGCCTTGCGCCGCGCCGCGCGACGCACCCAGCCGGCCCAGGTCGCGCCGGTGCCCTATCCGAACGCCGGCACGCTGGCGCCCGACCGCAATCCCTATGCAGACGCGGCGGCGCCCTACAAGGTCGACCGGCTGTCCGGGACCAAGTTCACCGAGCCGGTGCTGAACACCCCGCGCACCGTGACGGTGCTGAGCAAGGAACTGCTGCAGGACAAGAACGCGACCTCGCTGCGCGACGTCGCCCGCACCACCGCCGGCGTCACGCTCGGCACCGGGGAGGGCGGCAACGCCTTCGGCGACCGCTTCTTCATCCGCGGCTTCGACGCCCGCAACGACGTGTTCATCGACGGCATCCGCGATCCGGCGATCAGCATCCGCGAGAATTTCTTCACCGAGCAGGTCGAGATCCTGCGCGGCCCGGCCTCGACGCTGGCTGGCCGCGGCACCGCCGGCGGCGCGATCAACATCGTCACCAAGCAGGCCAGCACCGAGAAGAGCTTCTACAACGCCGAGACCACATTCGGCACCGATCAGACCAAGCGGCTGACCGTCGACGTCAACCAGAAGATCAGCCCGACCCTGGCGGTGCGGCTCGGCGGCCTGTTCCAGGACGCCGACGTCGCGGGCCGCAACTACGTGTTCGACAATCGCTGGGGCACCATCGCGGCGATCAAATGGACCCCGATCGACGCGGTCAGCGTCACCGCGAATTACGTCCACACCGATCTCGACGGCCTGCCGGATTTCGGCGTGCCCTACAACCGCACGCTGCGCGCGCCGTCGACCGACATCAACGTGCCGCGCGACACCTATTACGGCTTCGTCAATCGCGATTTCCAGAAGGCGAGGCAGGATTTCGGCACGCTCACCGCCGAGGTGAAGGTCACCCCCGACATCACCCTGAGCAACCGCAGCCGGGTGGCACGGTCGATCCTCGACTATATCGGCACGTTGCCGAGCAACCCGACCGACACGACGGTCAACCTGTCGTCGCAGAGCCGCTATCAGGTCACCGACGTGCTGGCCAATCAGAGCGACGCGACCTTCAAGTTCGACACCGGGGCGGTCAAGCACGCGCTGGTGACCGGCGCCGAGGTTTCGCAGGAGAAGGTCAGTCGCGACACCTATGCGGGGCTGACCTCGGAACTGTCCGGCTTCCAGAGCGGGCGTAGCCTGGTGGTGCCGCTGCTGTCGCCGCCGAACCTGTTCGCGTTCAACACCTCGCCGCAACTCGCCGGCAATGTGACCGACATCAAGGTCGACACCAAATCGGTCTACGCGATCGAGACCGCGAATTATCGCGACGTCGTCATCCTCAACGGCGGCATCCGCTACGACGACTACAACATCACCGGCACCAATGCGACCGCCACCACCGGCGTGCAGTCCGGGATGTTCAACTACAATCTCGGCGCGGTGCTGAAGCCGGTGCCCTATGGCAGCCTGTATGCCGCTTATGCGACCTCGTCGAATCCGGTCGGCGCCGAGCTCGATGCCAGCGGCACCGCCTATGGCGGGTTGGTGGTCAACAACACCACGTTCCAGGCGCTGTCTCCCGAGCGCAACAAGGCGATCGAGGTCGGCACCAAATGGGAGCTGTTCGATCGGCATCTGCTGGTGACCGGCGCCCTGTTCCAGACCGATAAAACCAATGCGCGCGAGACCAGCGGCAGCGACATCATCGCCGGCGCGGCCTATCGGGTCCGCGGCGTCGATCTCGGCGCGTCGGGCAAGATCACCGACCGCTGGAGCCTGTATGCGGGCCTGGTGTTGATGGAATCCCGGGTCGAGAAATCGATCGACCCCACCATGGTCGGTGTGCAACTCGCCAACATCGCGCATCAGTCGTTCAATGTGCTGACCAAGTACCGGATCGGCGACCCCTGGGAGGTCGGCGGGCAGGCGACCTACGCCTCGAAGATCTATGGCGGCACGCTCGGCGCCACCAACGGCAACGAGCTGCCGTCGCATTGGCGGTTCGACGGCTTCGTCGAATACAAGGTCGACAGGCACCTGACCGCCAAGCTGTCCGCCAACAACATCTTCAATACCGTGTATTACGACGCGTTCTACCGCAGCAACACGCCGTTCGCGTTCATCGCGCCGGGGCGCTCGGTGTTGCTGTCGCTGCGCGGCAGCCTGTGA
- a CDS encoding Fe2+-dependent dioxygenase: protein MLICVSEVLSKQDVAAFRGVMDRADWEDGRSTAGAQSALVKSNEQLPPNSEVARELGRRIVSALTGNPKFVSAAVPLQIFPPLFNRYNAANGHHFGIHVDNAVRGDHLTGLRIRTDLSVTLFLSEPDEYDGGELVIEDNYGSHEVKLAAGDCVLYPASSLHMVTPVTRGARVASFFWLQSMIRDAHARSMIYDLDLAIQALVERLGRDDPETVRLTGIYHNLIRYWADV from the coding sequence ATGCTGATTTGCGTGTCCGAAGTGTTGAGCAAGCAAGACGTCGCGGCGTTCCGCGGCGTCATGGACCGTGCCGACTGGGAGGACGGACGCTCGACCGCGGGGGCGCAATCGGCGCTGGTCAAGAGCAACGAGCAATTGCCGCCGAACAGCGAGGTGGCGCGCGAGCTCGGGCGCCGCATCGTCTCGGCGCTGACGGGCAATCCGAAATTCGTGTCGGCCGCGGTGCCGCTGCAGATCTTCCCGCCGCTGTTCAACCGCTACAATGCCGCCAACGGCCATCATTTCGGCATCCACGTCGACAATGCGGTGCGCGGCGACCATCTCACCGGCTTGCGGATCCGCACCGACCTGTCGGTGACGCTGTTCCTGTCCGAGCCCGACGAATATGACGGCGGCGAACTGGTGATCGAGGACAATTACGGTTCGCACGAGGTCAAGCTCGCCGCCGGCGACTGCGTGCTGTACCCGGCTTCCAGCCTGCACATGGTGACGCCGGTGACGCGCGGCGCGCGGGTGGCATCGTTCTTCTGGCTGCAGAGCATGATCCGGGACGCCCATGCGCGCAGCATGATCTACGACCTCGACCTCGCGATCCAGGCGCTGGTCGAACGGCTCGGCCGGGACGACCCCGAGACGGTCAGATTGACCGGAATCTACCACAACCTCATTCGCTATTGGGCCGACGTATGA
- the exbB gene encoding tonB-system energizer ExbB: MNIAWFRIIGGAAIALTLLSQSPLSAQPAPAAAQAVTPAAPVAPPQSEATQPAATSLKPAATAMHELSPWSMFMSADIVVKAVMVGLALASLLTWTIFLAKNVELASARRRLRAALSQVSEARSLADAQLAIGARDTPLSALLAAAMREARMSAGISSDAGIKERVASSFSEIVRAEARQMRRGMGALATIGATSPFIGLFGTVWGIMNSFIGISKSQTTNLAVVAPGIAEALLATACGLVAAIPAVIIYNHFSRVTKGYVELVGRSSGAAARLLSRDLDRAHGSARVRAAE; the protein is encoded by the coding sequence ATGAACATCGCATGGTTTCGGATTATCGGCGGCGCGGCGATCGCGCTGACGCTGCTGTCGCAGTCGCCGCTGTCGGCGCAGCCGGCCCCGGCCGCGGCCCAGGCGGTGACGCCGGCCGCGCCGGTCGCCCCGCCGCAATCCGAGGCGACGCAACCGGCGGCCACGTCGTTGAAGCCGGCGGCCACGGCGATGCACGAATTGTCGCCTTGGTCGATGTTCATGTCGGCCGATATCGTCGTCAAGGCGGTGATGGTCGGGCTGGCGCTGGCCTCGCTGCTGACCTGGACGATCTTCCTGGCCAAGAACGTCGAACTGGCCAGCGCCCGCCGCCGGCTGCGCGCGGCGCTTTCGCAGGTTTCGGAGGCGCGATCGCTCGCCGATGCGCAGCTCGCGATCGGCGCCAGGGACACGCCGTTGTCGGCGCTGCTCGCCGCGGCGATGCGCGAAGCGCGGATGTCCGCGGGAATCTCCAGCGACGCCGGCATCAAGGAACGCGTCGCCTCGAGCTTCTCCGAAATCGTCCGCGCCGAGGCGCGGCAGATGCGGCGGGGCATGGGTGCGCTCGCCACGATCGGCGCGACATCGCCCTTCATCGGCCTGTTCGGCACGGTGTGGGGAATCATGAACAGCTTCATCGGCATTTCGAAGTCGCAGACCACCAATCTGGCGGTGGTGGCGCCCGGCATCGCCGAGGCGCTGCTGGCGACCGCCTGCGGCCTGGTCGCGGCGATTCCGGCGGTGATCATCTACAATCACTTCTCCCGGGTGACCAAGGGCTACGTCGAACTGGTCGGGCGCTCCTCGGGCGCTGCCGCGCGGCTGCTGTCGCGCGATCTCGACCGCGCGCATGGTAGCGCGCGCGTGCGCGCGGCGGAGTAG
- the exbD gene encoding TonB system transport protein ExbD, whose protein sequence is MGASLTEPDDDDDEFGENHEINVTPFIDVILVLLIIFMVAAPLSTVDLPIDLPSSTATPQKKPDKPTYVSIKADLALAIGETAVKRVDLVRTLDAAADASKDRFIFLRADRAVPYGEMMDVLELLRAGGYAKLKLVALEGVPKSAASPAQP, encoded by the coding sequence ATGGGCGCCTCGCTGACGGAACCGGATGACGACGACGACGAGTTCGGGGAAAACCACGAAATCAACGTCACGCCGTTCATCGACGTGATCCTGGTGCTGCTGATCATCTTCATGGTGGCGGCGCCGTTGTCGACCGTGGATCTGCCGATCGATCTGCCGTCGTCGACCGCGACGCCGCAGAAGAAGCCGGACAAGCCGACCTATGTCAGCATCAAGGCGGATCTGGCGCTGGCAATCGGCGAAACCGCCGTGAAGCGCGTCGACCTGGTGCGGACGCTGGATGCCGCCGCCGACGCCAGCAAGGATCGCTTCATCTTCCTGCGCGCCGATCGCGCGGTACCCTATGGCGAGATGATGGACGTGCTGGAACTGCTGCGCGCTGGCGGCTATGCGAAGCTCAAGCTGGTGGCGCTGGAAGGCGTGCCGAAGTCGGCCGCGTCGCCGGCGCAGCCATGA
- a CDS encoding TonB family protein yields MSDLDSSGAPSRRLWILAALGAVAMHAAGAAVAVAHLQNDELDDSLGAPAIEIGLEMTAPRLEPSELPPGPDTEASTASPAVAEQKAEVKETDLPKDVPTESEEPDRVVTTDDSNKPKDEQQEKAAVQQAASTESVAAQATAMPSAEAAKQGERSVAPAPGTGESARRIRTTWQKELVAHLDKHKRYPAGKAQKRVEIVVGFELDRLGHVLSVSLVKGSGDAAFDDAALAMVRRSDPVPAPPPLVADEGLSFSLPVIFRTKGRGR; encoded by the coding sequence ATGTCCGATCTCGATAGTTCAGGCGCGCCGTCGCGACGGCTCTGGATCCTGGCGGCGCTCGGCGCCGTCGCGATGCATGCCGCCGGTGCGGCGGTCGCGGTGGCGCATCTGCAGAATGACGAGCTCGACGATTCGCTCGGCGCGCCGGCGATCGAGATCGGCCTCGAAATGACCGCGCCGCGGCTGGAGCCGAGCGAGCTGCCGCCTGGTCCCGACACCGAAGCCTCGACCGCGTCGCCCGCGGTCGCCGAGCAGAAGGCCGAGGTCAAGGAGACCGACCTGCCCAAGGACGTGCCGACCGAAAGCGAGGAGCCGGACCGGGTGGTGACCACCGACGATTCCAACAAGCCGAAGGACGAGCAGCAGGAGAAGGCGGCGGTGCAGCAGGCGGCCTCGACCGAGTCGGTCGCAGCGCAAGCCACCGCGATGCCGAGCGCCGAGGCGGCCAAGCAGGGCGAGCGCTCGGTGGCGCCGGCGCCGGGCACCGGCGAGAGCGCGCGGCGCATCCGCACGACCTGGCAGAAGGAACTGGTGGCGCATCTCGACAAGCACAAACGCTACCCGGCCGGAAAGGCGCAGAAGAGGGTCGAGATCGTGGTCGGCTTCGAGCTCGACCGCCTCGGCCATGTGCTGTCGGTCAGTCTGGTCAAGGGATCCGGCGACGCCGCATTCGATGACGCCGCGCTGGCGATGGTGCGACGCTCCGATCCGGTGCCGGCGCCGCCGCCGCTGGTCGCCGACGAAGGCCTCAGCTTCAGCCTGCCGGTGATCTTCCGGACCAAGGGCAGGGGCCGATAG
- a CDS encoding SDR family NAD(P)-dependent oxidoreductase, with product MNQIDLNGRIAVVTGGAQGFGRAITERFVASGAKVAIWDHDIGFAEKTAKQIGDAVTAFQVDVSDPAAVDAASDATLQRFGRIDILVNNAGIAGVNKPVWDTDYDEWRKVLRINLDGPFICCKAIVPSMIANGYGRIVNIASIAGKEGNPNAAHYSASKAGLIALTKSLGKELAAHDIAVNAVTPAAAKTAIFDQMTQQHIDFMLSKIPKGRFVLVEELAAMVAWLASADCAFSTGAVFDISGGRATY from the coding sequence ATGAATCAAATTGATCTCAACGGCCGCATTGCGGTTGTCACCGGCGGCGCCCAGGGCTTTGGCCGCGCCATTACCGAACGCTTCGTCGCCTCCGGCGCCAAAGTGGCGATCTGGGATCACGACATCGGCTTTGCGGAAAAGACCGCCAAGCAGATCGGCGACGCCGTCACCGCCTTCCAGGTCGACGTCTCCGACCCCGCCGCGGTGGACGCTGCCAGCGACGCCACGCTGCAACGTTTCGGCAGGATCGACATCCTGGTCAACAATGCCGGCATCGCCGGCGTCAACAAGCCGGTGTGGGACACCGATTATGACGAATGGCGCAAGGTGCTGCGGATCAATCTCGACGGACCGTTCATCTGCTGCAAGGCGATCGTGCCGTCGATGATCGCCAACGGATATGGCCGCATCGTCAACATCGCCTCGATCGCCGGCAAGGAAGGCAACCCCAATGCGGCGCATTACTCGGCCTCGAAGGCCGGGCTGATCGCGCTGACCAAATCGCTCGGCAAGGAGCTCGCCGCCCATGACATCGCCGTCAACGCGGTCACCCCGGCCGCGGCCAAGACCGCGATCTTCGACCAGATGACGCAGCAGCATATCGACTTCATGCTGTCGAAAATCCCCAAGGGCCGCTTCGTGCTGGTCGAGGAACTGGCGGCGATGGTGGCGTGGCTGGCCTCGGCCGATTGCGCCTTCTCCACCGGCGCGGTGTTCGACATCTCCGGCGGCCGCGCGACCTATTGA
- a CDS encoding SDR family oxidoreductase produces MSDRLQGKRAFVTAAAAGIGRACAVAFARQGAHVIATDVNDKDLATLKSDGVAEVARLDVRDSAAVAAMARQVGSVDILLNAAGFVHHGTVLDCSDADWEFSFDLNVKSMHRTIRGFLPGMLAAGHGSIVNISSAAGVFKAAPNRYVYGATKAAVAALTRAVAADFITKGIRCNAICPGTIETPSMLDRAAAAGPNGRELFVARQPMGRLGTADEIASLAVYLASDESSFTTGVAHIIDGGWTL; encoded by the coding sequence ATGAGTGACCGACTGCAAGGCAAGCGCGCCTTTGTGACCGCGGCGGCGGCGGGGATCGGCCGCGCCTGCGCGGTGGCCTTTGCGCGGCAGGGCGCGCATGTCATCGCCACCGACGTCAATGACAAGGATCTGGCGACACTGAAATCCGACGGCGTCGCTGAAGTGGCGCGGCTCGACGTCCGCGACAGCGCCGCGGTCGCCGCGATGGCCAGGCAGGTCGGCAGCGTCGATATCCTGCTCAACGCCGCCGGCTTCGTCCATCACGGCACCGTGCTGGACTGCTCCGACGCCGATTGGGAGTTCTCCTTCGACCTCAACGTCAAGTCGATGCACCGCACCATCCGGGGCTTCCTGCCCGGCATGCTGGCGGCGGGCCACGGCTCGATCGTCAACATCTCCTCGGCCGCCGGCGTGTTCAAGGCGGCGCCGAACCGCTACGTCTATGGCGCCACCAAGGCCGCGGTCGCGGCGCTGACCCGCGCCGTCGCCGCCGACTTCATCACCAAGGGCATCCGCTGCAACGCGATCTGCCCCGGCACCATCGAGACCCCGTCGATGCTCGACCGCGCCGCCGCCGCCGGTCCGAACGGTCGCGAGCTATTCGTGGCGCGCCAGCCGATGGGCCGGCTCGGCACCGCCGACGAGATCGCATCGCTCGCGGTCTATCTGGCCAGCGACGAAAGCAGTTTCACCACCGGCGTCGCCCACATCATCGATGGCGGCTGGACGCTGTGA